AATCCTCCCTATTCTGTAAGAAGTTCAACATGATCTTCAAAAATCGCAATCGTATGCTCAAAATGTGCACTGTTAGAACCATCTACAGTTTTTACAGTCCAACCATTCTTATCAGTGTAGACCCTGTAACTTCCAGCAGTTATCATCGGTTCGATTGCAAGAGTCATGCCTGCTCTCAACATAATCCCTGTTCCCGGTTTACCATAATTCGGAACAGAAGGATCTTCATGGAGATTTCTTCCAATACCATGCCCTGTATAATCTCTCAAAACGGAGAACCCGTTACCTTCTACAAATTTCTGTATTCTATATCCAATATCATACAGATGAGCACCAACACTTATTGCAGAAATACCTTCAAAAAACGCCTTTTCAACAATATCAACCAATTTTACATCAGTATCACTTTTCGGAGTACCTGCAATCTTCGTAAATGCAGCATCCGAATAGTATCCATCAAGAATAACTCCACCATCAACTTTAACAACGTCACCATCTTTGATAATTCTCTCCCCTGGAATCCCGTGTATAACTTCATCGTTTATGGAGATACAAAGTGAGTTAGGAAACCCTCTATACCCCTTAAAAGCAGGGACTCCACCTAGTTTATAAATCATATCCTCTGCTGCTTTGTCAAGTTCTATTGTTTTTATACCTGGTTCAATTTTTTCTTTAACCATATCTAACACCAATCTTAATATTTTACCAGATTTTCTCATTTTTTCAATTTCGTCTCTTGTTTTAATCACAATCATTAATAGCCTCTAACAAAACATTTGTAACAACTTCAGGGGAGTTATTAGCATCGCAACTTTTAAGTATACCTTTTTTTTCGTAAAAATCAAGAAGCGGCTCGGTATCCTTAAGATACACTGAGATTCTCGTTTTAACCGCATCAACTTTATCATCTTCACGTTGTATTAATTCTCCGCCACATACATCGCAAATGCCATCTTTCTTTGGAGGAGAGAAAAATACATTATACACTGCACCACAATTTCTGCATATTCTTCTTCCTGATAGCCTTTTTACAAGCGTATCAAAATCTGTGTTAAGGAAAAGCACAAGATCAATGCTTGCATTTCTTTTCTTTAGATACTCATCGAGAAATTCCGCTTGCTTTATTGTACGGGGAAATCCGTTTAAGATGAAGCCATCTTTGAGTTCAAAATTGTCAAGTACGTGTGCAAAAAAATCGTTCATAAAATCATCAGGAACAAGATTTCCATTTTCAGTAAGTTCTTTAAATTTCAAACCAAACTCAGTTTTATCGTTTATCTCTTTTCTTACAAGATCACCTGAAGAAATCATTGGTATATTCAACTTAGTTGAAAGAATTTTACCTTGTGTATCTTTTCCAGCCCCTGGGGGACCAAGAAGAACAAGGTGTTTCTTCATCTCAAAAAGCCCTCGTATTGTCTCATAAGGAGATATGCTTCAACCTCTCTCATAGTTTCAAGAGCAACACCTATAATAATAAGAAGCGATGTTCCACCAAAAACAAATGAAGTAATGGTCATTCTTCTGAATACAAGGTTTGGAATGATTGCAACAAGCCCAAGGAAAATGGATGTGGGAAGCGTAATTTTTCTTAATACTGAGGCAATATACTGGGCAGTTGATTCACCAGGTCTAATACCAGGAATGAAGCCTCCGTATTTTTTAAGGTCGTCTGCTAACTTGATCGGGTCATAAGTCATCTCCGTATAGAAGAATGTAAACCCGACAATGAGGAAGAAGTAAATTAGGTTATACCATATACTTGTTGGTGTACCAAAGATGGGTGTCGCTATGTGCTTAGTAAACCACGAATTCGGGAAAAACTGTCCTATTGTTGCGGGAAATGCCATAAAGGAAACCGCAAAGATAATCGGTAAAACGCCCGCCTGGACAAGTCTTAAAGGTATATATGTTGTTTGTCCGCCGTATACTCTTCTTCCTACAATTCTCTTTGCATACTGCACGGGAATACGTCTCTCCGACTGGTATGCAAAAATAACAAGAACAAGAAGGACAAGGAATGCAAGAAATTCACCTATAACACTTGCAATACTTACAGCACCTGCTGATAATTTTTCACCAATTTCAACAAAACTTACAGGGATTCTACTTATAATTCCTGCAAAAATTATAAGAGAAACACCATTGCCAATACCTCTTTCCGTCATTATCTCACCAAGCCACAAAACAAGGTAAGACCCTGCAATAAGACTTGCCATAATTACAAGTTTAAGAAGTATGCTTTGATTGACAAGGTAATTCCTGAAAATAACGATTACAGAGAATGCCTGCAGTGCTGCAAGAGCCACTGTAAGGTATCTTGTGTACTGAGCCATTTTCCGTTGCCCTTCTTCTCCGCCTTCCTTTACAAGTGCTTCAAGAGAAGGGATTACATAGGAAAGAAGTTGTAGGATAATCGATGCGTTAATGTATGGGAAAACTGAAAGAGCAAAGATTGAGAAGTTAGTGTAACCACCGCCAGAGAATAAGTCCATCAAAGCTAGGAATCCACCCTGTGAAAGAAGATTTGCAATTTGCGTTCTATCAATGCCTACTACTGGGATGTAGGTTCCAAGCCTGAAAAGGATGAATAAGAAGAGAGTAAAGTAAATTCTCTGTCTTAACTCTTTTAACTTAAACGCTCTTCTAATCGTTTCCCACATATTAGATTACCTCGGCTTTCCCTTGTGCTTTTTCTATCTTTTCTTTTGCTTGCTTTGAGAATTTGGAGGCTTTAACAACGAGAGAAACACTTATTTCCCCTCTTCCCAAAACTTTAACAGGACCTCCAAGGAGTTCATTCAAATTAATCTCTTTTTCGTTTCCTGCAATTTTCTCAAGATTATCAACATTAACCTCAATATATTCTTCTCTTTCTAAAGGCTTGAATCCTTTATATTTAGGAAGTCTTCTATAAATAGGAGTTTGACCGCCTTCAAAACCTTTTGCTTTAACTCCACCTGAACGGGACCTTTGTCCCTTGCAGCCATAAGTAGAGTATGTACCCTTGCCAGAACCATTTCCACGACCGACTCTGGTCTTCTCCTTCTTTGAGTTAGCCTTTGGTTTGAGATCATTTACCTTCATCTTTGCCTCCTTCTTTTGCCTTTCGGAGATCGTTCACCCTCATGATCTTTTCCATATCACTAAACGCCTTCAATGTCGCCTGGGCAACGTTTAATGGGTTCGATGAGCCAAGAGACTTGGAGAGTAAATCTTGAACACCTGCTTTTTCTGCAATCATTCTCACAACTCTCCCTGCAACAAGTCCTGTTCCCTGAACTGCTGGTGCAAGGAACACATGAGCAGTGTCTTTCTTAGCAGTTATTCTCATGGGAATCGTATTATTTTTCAAAGGAACGGTAACAAGGTTCCTCTTTGCATCGCTTATTGCCTTTTGAATTGCAGATGGAATTTCTCTTGCCTTTCCAATTCCAACACCAACTCTACCCTTCTTGTCTCCAATAACAACTGCAACTCTGAAACGCAAAATTTTTCCACCTTTTACTACTTTTGAAACTCTATCGATTTGAAGAATTGACTCTTCAAATTCTTTCACTTCTGCTGTTCTTCTATCCATCGTAGCCACATGACCCTCCTACTAAAATTTGAGTCCTGCATTCCTTGCTTCATCAGCAAGGGCTTTAACTCTACCGTGATACTGGTATCCGCCTCTATCAAATACGGCTTCAGAGATACCTTTTGCAAGTGCTCTTTCTGCAATCAATTTGCCAACTGCTTTTGCTTTTTCAGTAAGAGTTTTTTCTTTTAATGTTTCTTTAAGTTCCTTATCAAGTGTAGATGCAGAAACAAGAGTCCTGCCAGTCTCATCGTCAATGAGTTGTGCGTAAACATGTTTTAAACTGATATAGACGGAAAGTCTTGGCTTAGAAGCAGTCCCAGCAACTTTCCTTCTAATTCGCTTGTGCCTAATTTTTCTTAATTCGTTTCTTGGTGTTATCTTAATCATAGTCCACTCTCCTTACTTTCCAGAAGCTACAGTCTTACCGGCTTTACGCCTGATCTTTTCACCTTCGTAGATAATTCCCTTAACTTTGTAAGGATCAACTTTCCTAAGGTGTCTTATCTTCTGGGC
This genomic stretch from Caldisericum sp. harbors:
- the rplO gene encoding 50S ribosomal protein L15: MKVNDLKPKANSKKEKTRVGRGNGSGKGTYSTYGCKGQRSRSGGVKAKGFEGGQTPIYRRLPKYKGFKPLEREEYIEVNVDNLEKIAGNEKEINLNELLGGPVKVLGRGEISVSLVVKASKFSKQAKEKIEKAQGKAEVI
- the map gene encoding type I methionyl aminopeptidase encodes the protein MIVIKTRDEIEKMRKSGKILRLVLDMVKEKIEPGIKTIELDKAAEDMIYKLGGVPAFKGYRGFPNSLCISINDEVIHGIPGERIIKDGDVVKVDGGVILDGYYSDAAFTKIAGTPKSDTDVKLVDIVEKAFFEGISAISVGAHLYDIGYRIQKFVEGNGFSVLRDYTGHGIGRNLHEDPSVPNYGKPGTGIMLRAGMTLAIEPMITAGSYRVYTDKNGWTVKTVDGSNSAHFEHTIAIFEDHVELLTE
- a CDS encoding 50S ribosomal protein L18, whose amino-acid sequence is MIKITPRNELRKIRHKRIRRKVAGTASKPRLSVYISLKHVYAQLIDDETGRTLVSASTLDKELKETLKEKTLTEKAKAVGKLIAERALAKGISEAVFDRGGYQYHGRVKALADEARNAGLKF
- a CDS encoding adenylate kinase — its product is MKKHLVLLGPPGAGKDTQGKILSTKLNIPMISSGDLVRKEINDKTEFGLKFKELTENGNLVPDDFMNDFFAHVLDNFELKDGFILNGFPRTIKQAEFLDEYLKKRNASIDLVLFLNTDFDTLVKRLSGRRICRNCGAVYNVFFSPPKKDGICDVCGGELIQREDDKVDAVKTRISVYLKDTEPLLDFYEKKGILKSCDANNSPEVVTNVLLEAINDCD
- the rpsE gene encoding 30S ribosomal protein S5; translated protein: MDRRTAEVKEFEESILQIDRVSKVVKGGKILRFRVAVVIGDKKGRVGVGIGKAREIPSAIQKAISDAKRNLVTVPLKNNTIPMRITAKKDTAHVFLAPAVQGTGLVAGRVVRMIAEKAGVQDLLSKSLGSSNPLNVAQATLKAFSDMEKIMRVNDLRKAKEGGKDEGK
- the secY gene encoding preprotein translocase subunit SecY, translating into MWETIRRAFKLKELRQRIYFTLFLFILFRLGTYIPVVGIDRTQIANLLSQGGFLALMDLFSGGGYTNFSIFALSVFPYINASIILQLLSYVIPSLEALVKEGGEEGQRKMAQYTRYLTVALAALQAFSVIVIFRNYLVNQSILLKLVIMASLIAGSYLVLWLGEIMTERGIGNGVSLIIFAGIISRIPVSFVEIGEKLSAGAVSIASVIGEFLAFLVLLVLVIFAYQSERRIPVQYAKRIVGRRVYGGQTTYIPLRLVQAGVLPIIFAVSFMAFPATIGQFFPNSWFTKHIATPIFGTPTSIWYNLIYFFLIVGFTFFYTEMTYDPIKLADDLKKYGGFIPGIRPGESTAQYIASVLRKITLPTSIFLGLVAIIPNLVFRRMTITSFVFGGTSLLIIIGVALETMREVEAYLLMRQYEGFLR